The following proteins are co-located in the Anser cygnoides isolate HZ-2024a breed goose chromosome 2, Taihu_goose_T2T_genome, whole genome shotgun sequence genome:
- the LOC106048979 gene encoding ovalbumin-related protein X-like — translation MGSISAANAEFCFDVFNELKVHHVNENILYSPLSIIAALAMVYLGARGNTEYQMEKVLHFDSIAGLGGSVQTKVQKSKCGKSMNIHILFKELLSDITAPKANYSVYLANRLYAEKSRPILPIYLKCVKKLYRVGLETVNFKKASDQARQLINSWVEKQTEGHIQDFLVSSSVDLNTALVLINAIYFKGTWKRAFKEEDTQELPFSMTKQDSKPVQMMIQNSTFKVATVAAEKMKILELPYASGELSMLVLLPDEVSGLEQIENKISFEKLTQWTSPSVMERRVVKVYLPRMKIEEKYNLTSVLVALGMTDLFSPSANLSGISSAENLKMSQAVHGAYMVVNEEGTELPGSTGVMGDIKDSSEFEEFRADHPFLFLIKHNPTNSIVYFGRYCSP, via the exons ATGGGGTCCATCAGTGCAGCAAATgcagaattttgttttgatgtatTCAATGAGCTGAAAGTTCACCATGTCAATGAGAACATCTTGTACTCCCCCCTGAGCATCATTGCAGCCTTGGCCATGGTCTATCTGGGAGCCAGAGGCAACACTGAGTACCAGATGGAAAAG GTTCTTCACTTTGACAGCATTGCAGGACTTGGAGGAAGTGTTCAGACCAAGGTACAGAAATCTAAG TGTGGCAAGTCTATGAACATCCACATACTATTCAAAGAACTTCTCTCTGATATCACTGCACCAAAAGCCAATTATTCGGTCTACCTTGCCAACAGACTCTATGCTGAAAAGTCACGTCCAATCCTACCA ATATACTTAAAATGTGTGAAGAAACTGTACAGAGTAGGTCTGGAAACAGTGAACTTCAAAAAAGCATCAGATCAAGCCAGACAGCTCATTAATTCCTGGGTGGAAAAACAGACAGAGG GACACATCCAAGACTTCCTGGTATCAAGCTCCGTTGATCTCAATACTGCGCTGGTCCTCATTAATGCCATTTACTTCAAAGGCACGTGGAAGAGAGCCTTTAAGGAAGAAGACACTCAGGAACTGCCCTTCAGCATGACAAAG CAAGACAGCAAGCCTGTGCAAATGATGATTCAGAACAGCACGTTTAAGGTGGCCACGGTGGCTGCGGAGAAAATGAAGATCCTGGAGCTTCCATACGCCAGCGGAGAGCTGAGCATGTTGGTGCTGTTGCCTGATGAGGTTTCTGGCCTGGAGCAG ATTGAGAACAAAATCAGCTTCGAAAAACTGACACAGTGGACCAGTCCCAGTGTGATGGAAAGGAGGGTAGTGAAAGTGTACCTCCCTCGCATGAagattgaagaaaaatataacctCACATCTGTCTTAGTGGCCTTGGGAATGACCGACCTCTTCAGCCCTTCAGCCAATCTGTCTGGTATCTCTTCTGCAGAGAACCTGAAGATGTCTCAGGCTGTGCATGGGGCGTACATGGTAGTCAATGAAGAGGGCACTGAGTTGCCAGGCTCAACAGGGGTGATGGGAGACATCAAGGATTCCTCTGAGTTCGAAGAGTTTAGGGCTGACCACCCATTCCTCTTCTTGATCAAACACAACCCAACCAACAGCATTGTCTACTTTGGTAGATATTGTTCCCCCTAA